The following coding sequences are from one Triticum aestivum cultivar Chinese Spring chromosome 5A, IWGSC CS RefSeq v2.1, whole genome shotgun sequence window:
- the LOC123102421 gene encoding uncharacterized protein, translating to MPISAGIRAPPQGASVYVPGSRLLRVPVPQLAAGGVRRRRLGVVVAAASSAASPDELHARGRHLHGFPEKSLLWNLIKDVEPLDLSVVQRDVPPETVDAMKRTVSGMLGLLPSDQFRVVVEALWDPFFKLVISSIKTGYTLSNAEYRLSLERILELSDDETECKERDSTEYSHSDLGLGGSILRLSEDDEATNESEKRDDNLLSENMDGLDSLNAQAKKHILQLQSRLDSMERELHELKKKNSSLQMQQFAGEEKNELLDYLRSLSPDTVIELSEPSCPGVQEAIHSVVHGLLATLSPKMHAKPPPPSENMAGGTLNYGNGDDDRAELVEDVSIPFQPLISIPRDHLARLLFWCMLLGHYIRGLERRLELSQLLEMPSDMRL from the exons ATGCCGATCTCCGCCGGCATCCGCGCGCCGCCGCAAGGGGCGTCCGTGTACGTCCCCGGGAGCCGGCTCCTCCGCGTCCCCGTTCCTCAACTGGCGGCGGGCGGCGTCCGGCGCAGGAGGCTCGGGGTCGTGGTGGCGGCGGCCTCCTCCGCGGCGTCGCCGGACGAGCTCCACGCGCGCGGGAGGCATCTCCACGGGTTCCCCGAG AAATCTTTACTTTGGAACTTGATAAAAGATGTAGAACCTTTGGATCTAAGTGTAGTCCAGAGAGATGTTCCTCCTGAAACTGTGGATGCAATGAAGAGGACTGTTTCGGGCATGTTGGGTCTGCTTCCGTCTGATCAGTTCCGTGTTGTCGTGGAGGCCCTTTGGGATCCCTTCTTCAAGTTGGTGATATCTTCAATAAAGACAGG GTACACTCTATCTAATGCTGAATACAGGCTCTCCCTTGAAAGAATCCTAGAGTTGTCTGATGATGAAACTGAGTGCAAGGAAAGAGATAGCACTGAATATAGTCACAGTGACCTCGGTTTGGGAGGATCTATTTTGAGATTATCAGAAGATGATGAAGCGACTAATGAATCAGAAAAGAGGGATGACAATTTATTATCAGAAAATATGGATGGATTAGATAGCTTAAACGCTCAAGCAAAAAAACATATTCTCCAATTGCAATCTCGCTTGGATTCTATGGAAAGG GAGCTACATGAACTCAAGAAGAAAAATTCTTCCCTGCAAATGCAACAGTTTGCTGGAGAAGAAAAAAATGAGTTACTGGACTACTTGAGATCATTATCACCTGACACG GTTATCGAACTCTCGGAACCTTCCTGCCCTGGTGTGCAGGAAGCTATTCATTCCGTGGTACATGGTCTTCTAGCAACTCTCTCCCCCAAAATGCATGCGAAGCCCCCTCCACCATCAGAGAACATGGCTGGTGGAACCCTGAATTACGGGAATGGGGATGATGACCGTGCTGAACTCGTGGAGGATGTATCGATCCCATTTCAGCCCCTCATATCTATTCCTCGGGATCATCTTGCGCGTCTATTATTCTG GTGTATGCTGCTGGGCCACTACATCCGAGGCCTCGAGCGCCGGTTAGAGCTTTCACAGCTCCTGGAAATGCCAAGTGACATGAGGTTGTGA